The following coding sequences lie in one Phoenix dactylifera cultivar Barhee BC4 unplaced genomic scaffold, palm_55x_up_171113_PBpolish2nd_filt_p 000700F, whole genome shotgun sequence genomic window:
- the LOC120106940 gene encoding dihydrofolate reductase-like: MDGVNGLEKKEMNSKKLKVLCLHGFRTGGSFLRKQIGKWDPSIFQDFHLDFPGGIFLAGGKSDIEDIYPPPYFEWFQFNKEFTEYTNLEECILYLCDYMTKNGPFDGMLGFSQGATLSALLISYQAKDWRIRILTFLLKTQTTNHPPSWR, encoded by the exons ATGGATGGAGTAAATGGActggagaagaaggagatgaaTTCGAAGAAGCTGAAGGTGCTCTGCCTTCATGGCTTCCGAACCGGTGGGAGCTTTTTGCGCAAACAAATCGGCAAATGGGATCCTTCCATCTTCCAAGATTTCCACTtg GACTTCCCTGGTGGGATTTTTCTGGCGGGAGGGAAGTCGGACATTGAGGACATATATCCGCCTCCATATTTTGAGTGGTTCCAGTTCAACAAG GAGTTCACGGAGTACACAAATTTGGAGGAGTGCATTTTGTACTTATGCGATTACATGACAAAGAACGGTCCTTTCGATGGAATGCTTGGCTTTTCTCAG gGTGCAACATTATCGGCTCTTTTGATTAGCTACCAAGCAAAG gattggcgtaTAAGGATTCTTACATTTTTGTTGAAAACTCAGACAACCAATCATCCGCCCTCATGGCGATAA